The Streptomyces sp. SS1-1 genome has a segment encoding these proteins:
- a CDS encoding glutamine synthetase family protein yields the protein MTTLADPVPGGRPGEVERATTLGGELAGRGVHGIVLAYVDTAGIGRVKTVPTAKLPSAAAWGVGMSPVFDTFLADDSIVTTDVLGSPDGDLRLYPDLTALVELAAQPGWAWAPVDRTAQEGAPHPACARTFLRRTVREAAERHGVTFRASIEIEWAFARPPGADGAFVPATTAPAYGATRQVELSDCAAELLAALARQGVEAEQFHPEYAAGQFELSVAALDPVAAADQSVLVRQTVRAVARRHGLAVSFAPALLGRGVGNGGHVHLSVWRDGVNLHAGGARRYGLRPAAESFAAGVLRRLPALTAVTAPSPASYLRLRPSQWAGVFTAWGHETREAGLRLVTGTTGGRERTANIEVKPVDLAANPYLALGCLIAAGLDGMASDARLPAEITGDPAHLDEREAAALGVRRLPASLSEAVAAFRGDEVLRAALGPVLADAVTAVREGEAARVAGLDDDGVAAAYRWVY from the coding sequence CACCCTTGCCGACCCCGTCCCGGGAGGGCGTCCCGGGGAGGTCGAACGGGCCACCACGCTCGGCGGCGAGCTGGCCGGGCGGGGTGTGCACGGGATCGTGCTGGCGTACGTGGACACGGCCGGGATCGGCCGGGTGAAGACGGTCCCGACCGCCAAGCTGCCCTCGGCGGCGGCCTGGGGCGTCGGCATGTCCCCGGTGTTCGACACCTTCCTCGCGGACGACTCCATCGTGACCACCGACGTCCTCGGCTCCCCGGACGGCGATCTGCGCCTCTACCCGGACCTGACGGCCCTGGTGGAGCTCGCCGCCCAGCCCGGCTGGGCCTGGGCGCCGGTCGACCGGACGGCCCAGGAGGGCGCGCCGCATCCGGCGTGCGCCCGCACGTTCCTGCGGCGCACGGTCCGCGAGGCCGCCGAGCGGCACGGCGTGACGTTCCGCGCGAGCATCGAGATCGAGTGGGCCTTCGCCCGACCGCCGGGCGCCGACGGGGCCTTCGTGCCCGCGACCACGGCTCCCGCGTACGGCGCCACACGGCAGGTGGAGCTGAGCGACTGCGCGGCGGAGCTGCTCGCGGCGCTGGCCCGGCAGGGCGTCGAGGCCGAGCAGTTCCACCCCGAGTACGCGGCCGGGCAGTTCGAGCTGTCGGTGGCCGCGCTGGACCCGGTCGCCGCGGCCGACCAGAGCGTGCTGGTGCGGCAGACGGTCCGCGCGGTGGCCAGGCGCCACGGGCTCGCGGTGTCCTTCGCACCCGCGCTGCTCGGGCGGGGCGTCGGCAACGGCGGCCATGTCCATCTCTCCGTCTGGCGCGACGGCGTCAACCTGCACGCGGGCGGCGCACGCCGGTACGGCCTGCGCCCCGCGGCCGAGTCCTTCGCGGCCGGCGTGCTCCGCCGGCTCCCGGCCCTCACCGCGGTGACCGCGCCGAGCCCGGCGAGCTATCTGCGGCTGAGGCCGTCGCAGTGGGCCGGGGTGTTCACGGCGTGGGGCCACGAGACCCGGGAGGCCGGGCTGCGGCTGGTGACCGGCACGACCGGCGGACGCGAGCGGACCGCCAACATCGAGGTCAAACCGGTCGACCTGGCCGCCAACCCGTATCTCGCCCTGGGCTGCCTCATCGCCGCCGGTCTGGACGGGATGGCGTCGGACGCGCGGCTGCCCGCGGAGATCACCGGGGATCCTGCGCACCTGGACGAACGGGAGGCGGCGGCGCTCGGGGTGCGCCGGCTGCCCGCCTCGCTGAGCGAGGCCGTCGCGGCGTTCCGCGGGGACGAGGTGCTGCGCGCCGCGCTCGGACCGGTCCTCGCCGACGCCGTGACCGCCGTACGGGAGGGCGAGGCCGCCCGGGTCGCGGGGCTGGACGACGACGGGGTCGCCGCGGCCTACCGGTGGGTGTACTGA